A genomic region of Arachis stenosperma cultivar V10309 chromosome 9, arast.V10309.gnm1.PFL2, whole genome shotgun sequence contains the following coding sequences:
- the LOC130951701 gene encoding uncharacterized protein LOC130951701 has translation MAENTAARFMCSFGGQIRHHDGGGSNNHQHFFYYGGNNRILEVDRNISFHDLTAELSALCGGAAINFFKYLIPGDDLDTLVTVTNDRDLGYMMREYDLHFPGSASADRMRIFLFFDPVHNGAAAVNSSYEYQGVNVMVMMIVTVVLMLILTWLLLVVATAVVEVVMAIMEVMVVEWWWW, from the coding sequence ATGGCGGAGAACACGGCAGCGAGGTTTATGTGCAGCTTCGGCGGCCAGATCAGGCACCACGATGGCGGCGGCAGTAACAACCACCAACACTTCTTTTACTACGGCGGCAACAACAGGATTCTCGAAGTCGATCGCAACATCAGCTTCCACGATTTGACCGCTGAGCTCTCCGCCCTCTGCGGAGGCGCTGCCATTAACTTCTTCAAGTATCTTATCCCCGGCGACGATCTCGACACACTCGTTACAGTCACCAACGATAGAGACCTCGGTTACATGATGAGGGAATATGATCTGCACTTCCCAGGTTCTGCTTCCGCTGACCGGATGAGAATCTTTCTTTTCTTCGATCCCGTCCACAACGGTGCTGCCGCAGTAAATTCCTCCTACGAGTATCAGGGCGTCAATGTCATGGTGATGATGATAGTGACAGTAGTGTTGATGTTGATCTTGACGTGGTTGCTGTTGGTGGTGGCGACGGCTGTCGTCGAGGTGGTGATGGCTATAATGGAGGTGATGGTGGTggagtggtggtggtggtaa